The following proteins come from a genomic window of Actinopolyspora saharensis:
- the argB gene encoding acetylglutamate kinase, with protein MTETRADQRLTDAAGKAGVLTEALPWLERFRGATVVVKYGGNAMTDDTLKRAFAEDMVFLRLAGLRPVIVHGGGPQITSMLDRLGMRGEFRGGLRVTTPEVMEVVRMVLVGQVGRELVGLINQHGPHAVGMSGEDAQLLTARRRNAVVDGEPVDIGLVGDVDSVDPTAVLDLIEAGRIPVISTVAPDTDGVVHNVNADTAAGALAAELGAEKLVVLTDVEGLYTDWPDRNSLVSSLDTRRLRSLLPTLASGMIPKMEACLQAVSGGVPRAHVIDGRLAHSVLLEVFTSEGIGTMVVPPEPEPGKDEN; from the coding sequence ATGACCGAGACACGAGCCGACCAACGGTTGACCGACGCGGCGGGGAAAGCCGGGGTGCTCACCGAGGCGTTGCCGTGGTTGGAGCGCTTCCGCGGTGCGACGGTGGTGGTCAAGTACGGCGGCAACGCGATGACCGACGACACGCTCAAGCGGGCTTTCGCCGAGGACATGGTCTTTCTGCGGCTGGCAGGCCTGCGGCCGGTCATCGTCCACGGCGGCGGTCCGCAGATCACGAGCATGCTGGACAGGCTCGGCATGCGGGGAGAGTTCCGCGGCGGACTCCGCGTGACCACACCCGAGGTGATGGAAGTCGTCCGGATGGTGCTGGTCGGACAGGTCGGCCGTGAGCTCGTCGGCCTGATCAACCAGCACGGTCCGCACGCGGTGGGCATGTCCGGTGAGGACGCCCAGCTGCTCACCGCGCGCAGGCGCAACGCTGTGGTGGACGGCGAGCCGGTGGACATCGGCTTGGTCGGTGACGTCGACAGCGTCGACCCCACTGCCGTGCTCGACCTCATCGAGGCGGGGCGAATCCCGGTGATCTCCACCGTGGCCCCGGACACCGACGGAGTGGTGCACAACGTGAACGCCGACACGGCGGCGGGAGCGCTGGCCGCTGAGCTCGGCGCGGAGAAGCTGGTGGTGCTCACCGACGTGGAAGGGCTCTACACCGACTGGCCGGACCGGAACTCACTGGTTTCCAGCCTGGACACTCGACGGCTGCGTTCCCTGCTGCCGACGTTGGCTTCCGGGATGATCCCCAAGATGGAGGCCTGCCTCCAGGCGGTTTCCGGGGGTGTGCCGCGGGCGCACGTGATCGACGGCAGGTTGGCTCACTCGGTGCTGCTCGAGGTGTTCACGAGCGAGGGCATCGGAACCATGGTCGTTCCGCCAGAACCAGAACCAGGAAAGGACGAGAACTGA